A region from the Scylla paramamosain isolate STU-SP2022 unplaced genomic scaffold, ASM3559412v1 Contig2, whole genome shotgun sequence genome encodes:
- the LOC135095989 gene encoding uncharacterized protein LOC135095989 — MSEENGKEREEACGAVPKKARRKQKYRPEWEKQFPWVGPAKKDACKAMCLICSVEITAQLTTLKLHENTAKHKKMRAPSSSKILMESFTSARGDNETSKSDSVKAAEIRLTAFMVEHNISFRVADHLCEVLKGCFSDSAIAKELKMKRTKCQRVCGNVMAHSHKQELINILKQNKLSILVDESTDISVCQNLCIMQLDDEWKRLAVEDLPESITNMAKKWTKAITTSLINFGVP; from the exons ATGTCtgaagagaatggaaaggagagagaggaggcatgtGGTGCAGTGCCGAAAAAAGCGAGACGGAAACAGAAATATAGGCCCGAGTGGGAAAAACAGTTTCCGTGGGTGGGGCCTGCAAAGAAGGATGCTTGTAAGGCCATGTGCCTTATTTGCAGTGTTGAAATAACCGCCCAGCTCACAACTCTCAAGTTGCACGAAAACACTGCAAAGCACAAGAAAATGCGTGCGCCATCCTCATCCAAAATACTTATGGAGTCATTTACAAGTGCACGTGGTGATAATGAAACTAGTAAAAGTGATTCTGTTAAGGCTGCTGAAATAAGGCTTACTGCATTTATGGTGGAACACAATATAAGTTTCCGTGTGGCCGATCATCTGTGTGAAGTCCTGAAAGGTTGCTTCTCTGACTCCGCTATTGCAAAGgaattgaaaatgaaaagaacaaaatgtcAAAGAGTGTGTGGTAATGTTATGGCACACTCTCACAAACAAGAGCTCATTAACATCTTGAAGCAGAACAAGTTGAGCATTCTTGTGGATGAATCCACAGATATATCGGTCTGTCAGAATTTATGCATCATG CAACTGGACGATGAGTGGAAGAGGCTTGCCGTAGAAGATCTGCCTGAATCCATTACCAACATGGCGAAAAAGTGGACAAAAGCAATTACAACCAGCCTGATAAATTTTGGTGTGCCATAA